The genomic stretch CTTCGCAAGCGTTCGAGGCGATCAACGGTCAGGCGAACGCGGCGCTCGCCGAAGCAAAGCGTCAGGAAGCCCTGAGCGCGATGACCGACGCGGCCGAGGAATATATCGAGGCCGCCACGGCGTCGCGCCTGCTCAAATGGGCAACCGACCGCTATCGCGACCAGAAACAAGGCCCGATGCTGCGACGCGCGGGCGAGATATTCAGCGGGCTCACGCTCGGTGAATTCACGCGGCTCGTGGTGGACAACGAACGCACGCCGCCCGCGTTGCACGCGCGCCGCCATAGCGGCAAACCGGTGGAAGTGACTGGCATGAGCGAAGGCACGCGCGATCAGCTATTTCTCGCGTTGCGCATTGCGGCACTCGAATTGCAACTGGCGAGCAAAGCGGCATTGCCATTCGTCGCCGACGATCTCTTTATCAATTTCGACGACGGCCGCTCGAAAGCGGGATTCGCGGCATTGCGCGAACTTTCCGCGAAAACCCAAGTGTTGTTTCTCACGCACCACGACCATCTTTTGCCGTTGATTCGCGATGTTTTCGGTGCTCGGGTCAATGTCGTGGAGTTGCAGCGCACCGCATTGACGGCCTGATTTGTCGCGTGATTTGTCGCGAAACGGACGCATCGAATTTGCAATATCGGGAAACTTGACATCATAATAAAAGTGCCTTTTGCGACTCACCCCGATATTGCGTTCGATTTGCATTGGTCGAATGGGAATATTGAAGGGTGCCCGTAAAAAAACGTGAGTAAGGAGGTTTGAATGGTCACCCTGGATGCAATCCAATTGAAGATTTCGAAACTGCAAAAGCAGGCCGAATCGCTCGTCCAACAACGGACCTCGAGCGGCCTCACGAAGATTCGCGATCTGATGGCGAAGCACGGTTTGAGCGTGGCCGATATCGAGCAATTCATTGGCAAGCGGCGTGGCCGCAAGCCTGCCGCAGGCGCCAAAAGCGCGACGAAAACCGCGGTAAAACGCACCGTTGCGCCGAAATATGCCGATCCGAAAACCGGTGCCACGTGGACGGGCCGTGGCCTCGCGCCCGTATGGATTCGCGACGTGAAGAACCGCTCGAAGTTCCTGATCGACGGCAGCGCGGCGAACGGCGCGGCCAAACCGGCGGCCCGCAAGACCGCGGCGAAGAAAACCGCCAAAACGGCCGCACGTCCCGCGGCGAAAAAGACCGCAATTAAGCGAACGCTTGCGAAGAAAGCCGCGCGTAAAGCCGCCGCGCACTAGATTCATGCGCAATGGCGCATAAAAAAGGCCGCCCGGTTACCCTGCCGGGCGGCCTTTTTGTTGGCGTTCGCGGCTTCAGTGACTGATCGTTTCGAGCGCGAGCCCGCGCGTGACGGGTCCCAGCACGATCATCACGATCCCCACCAGCATCGAGGCGCCGATGAATACCGCAACGCCTGGCACTCCGTAGTGATGCAACAGGATGCCGATGGCGAGGCCGGCGAAGGCGGCCGCAATGCGGCTCCACGAATACACGAAACCTACGGCGCGGGCCCGCACGCGCGTGGGATAGAGTTCGGCCTGATAGCCGTGATACGCATACGACATCACATTGGAGGCCAGCGTGAACATTACGCCCAGCACGATGAGCAGCCACGGCTGCGAAGCCTGCGCAAAGAGCGTGATGACAACGCCCATCGTCAGCAAGCCGCCAATAATCTGCGTCTTGCGCTCGAGTTTGTCGGCGAACCACACGCCAATGAGCGGCCCGAACGGATTGGCAATGGCGATCACGAACGCGTAGGCAAGGCTTTGCGTGACGTGCACGCCGCGCTCGATCAGCAAGGTCGGTACCCACGCGGCGAAGCCGTAAAAGCCGATGACCTGCGCCATATTGAAGATCGACAGAATGACCGTGCGCCGCAGATACGGTGCGCGCAACACTTCGCCGAGCGAACCGCGGCCCGCTTTTTCGACCACGATCGGCCCGGGGGGCGGCAAGGCGACGCCTGTCTCGGCCGTCACGCGGCGTTCGATATCGGCGACGATCTGCTCGGCTTCTTCCTCGCGACCGTTGCGCGCGAGCCAGCGCGGGCTTTCGGGAATGCGGCGGCGCAGGAACCACACGGCGACGGCACCCACGGAGCCGATCAGAATCACGATGCGCCAATAGTCGAGCCCGAGCGGCTGCGTGTCTTTGAGGATATAGGCGAGAAACGCCACCACGGGCACGACGCTGAAGGTGATGAATTGATTGACTGCGTAGGCGCGGCCACGCTCGGCGCTGGGAATGAGTTCGGAAATATATGTGTCGATGGTGACGAGTTCGATACCAATGCCGATACCCGCAATGAAGCGCCAGATATTGAGTGCGAGTCCCGTGGTTTGAAACGCCATGATGGCGGTGCACACCACGTACCAGATCAGTGACCACGTGAAAATCATGCGGCGGCCGAAGCGGTCGGCGACCTGGCCGAACACGAGCGCGCCCAGCCATAATCCCGCGAACGTCGAGAACACGAACGTGCCGAAGCCCGCGACCTTGAGCGGCCCGAGCGCGGAAAAGAAACCCAGCGAAGCAGGGGTGAACAAACCCGAATGCACCATGCCGGGCGCGACATAGCCCGTGAAAAACAGGTCGTAGAATTCGAATATGCCGCCGAGTGAAAGCAGAATCACCATCGTCCAGACCGTGCGTGAAGGCGGCAGCCGATCGAAACGCGCGGCGATTTCCGCCGATTTTTCCATGGACATCGCGAGCCTCATTACAGTTTGAAAGCGCGAGAAACGTGGCCGATTGGAAAAACGCGGGCCATGTCGCCAGCTTATTGATGGTGTGACACGGAGGCACCTGGTTGAAACCCACACGGGCGCCGAACACGACGCCGTGAGCGCGATGCGGCGACTGAAAATGCGAGTGAGTTTTTTTCTCGCCGGGAGCCGACGAATCAGCGATTAGGCAAATCAGCGAAACGGCCAATCGGCGAATCGACACACGTCCCGCCGATCGCAGTGAGTTCGCGCTATTGCGGTTGCGCCGTCAACGTACGCAATTGCTCGACCAATTTCATGGCGGGGCTCGGCAGAATGCCGTAACGCCGCCGGAACGCGGTGAGCGTGCGCCGGCCTTCCACGCCCGGCAACGCCGTTTTCGCCCGCACGTAAGGCGCCAGCGAACTCCGGCCGAACTGCGCGCGAGCCCACGCCGGCGGGTTGCGCAACCACGCGAGTTCGTCGCGCATCAAGGCGGCCGCGTGCGACGGCGTCGCCACCATGACAGCCGCTTCCCACGCGTCGCAGGTCAGCACTTCGCCGCCCGCGTGAATCACGTCGATCTCGCGGCCGCTTGTGGCCGCGGCGATCTGCGGCCAGGTTCGTGTGGCGAAGCCGCCTTCGGCGCGCAGGTCGCTTGCCGCGAGTCCGGCGAACAGCAGTTCGCGGTGCGGCAGTTCACGCGTGACCATCTGCGCGACGACCCGCGCGATCAGCAGGTCGCCGAAGTTGTGACGGTCGAAAGCACCAAAGACGACGACGGGCGGTTGTGGCATGGCGGGTCCAAGGTTCGCGCGAGCGTAAGTGTAAGCGCTCACCCTCGCGCAACCGGCGCGACGATGCGGGGAGAGGCCAGGCGCCGTAGCCGCTCGCAATAGCAAAACCAATAGCAAAACCAATAGCAAAACCAATCGCAAAACGTTAGCAATCCGGTCTCCTTATTCTCGTTTTATTTGAAAATCATTCAAAAACCGGCCCAATTATCAAATCGTGCAGCGGTAAGCAGAATGACGTCACTTTCACCGTGTGGCTTTGCCTCGCAAGGAGACCGTCATGCCGCTTCCAATTCTCGCCCTCGCGCTCAGCGCGTTTGCCATCGGCACCACCGAGTTCGTCATCATGGGCATCCTGCCCGACGTGGCGCACGCGCTTTCGGTGTCCATTCCGTCCGCCGGTCTGCTCGTGAGCGGGTACGCGCTGGGCGTCGCCGTCGGCGCGCCGTTGCTCGCGGTGCTCACGAGCCGCATGCCGCGCAAGTGGGCGCTGATGCTGCTGATGGGCATCTTCATCGTCGGTAACGTTTTGTGTGCAGTCGCGCCCGGCTACACGAGCCTGATGATCGCGCGTGTGGTCACGTCGTTCGCGCACGGTGCGTTCTTCGGCATCGGCTCGGTGGTGGCCGCCTCGCTCGTGCCGCCCGCGAAGCGCGCGAGCGCCGTTGCGCTCATGTTCACGGGCCTCGCGCTCGCCAACGTGCTGGGCGTGCCGCTCGGCACCTTCATCGGCCAGACGCTCGGCTGGCGCGCCGCGTTCTGGGCCGTTGCCGCAGCGGGCGGCCTTGCCGCCGTCGCCCTGTATGCGCTCGTGCCGGATGCGCACGACGCGAAGCCGGTCAGCCTCGCGCACGAAGTAGGCGTGCTCAAGCAGCCGCAAGTGTGGCTCGCGCTGCTGATGACGGTGCTCGGCTTCGGTGGTGTGTTCGTGGTGTTCACCTACATCACGCCGATACTCGAGCAGATGGGCGGCTTCGCGCCGCGCCAGGTCACGCCAATTCTCGTGCTGTTCGGCGTGGGCCTCGCAATTGGCAATGCGCTCGGTGGCAAGCTCGCCGACCGCGGCGTGATGCGGGCGCTGATGGGCGTGTTCCTCGCGCTGCTCGCGATCATGGCGATCTTCAGCCACACCATGCATCACCCGCTGGCTTCGCTCGTGACGATTTTCGCGTGGGGCGTCGCGGCGTTCGCGACGATTCCGGGCCTGCAAACCCGTGTGCTGAGCAAGGCCGCGAACGCGCCGAACCTCGCTTCCACGC from Paraburkholderia acidisoli encodes the following:
- a CDS encoding H-NS histone family protein, whose translation is MVTLDAIQLKISKLQKQAESLVQQRTSSGLTKIRDLMAKHGLSVADIEQFIGKRRGRKPAAGAKSATKTAVKRTVAPKYADPKTGATWTGRGLAPVWIRDVKNRSKFLIDGSAANGAAKPAARKTAAKKTAKTAARPAAKKTAIKRTLAKKAARKAAAH
- a CDS encoding MFS transporter is translated as MVILLSLGGIFEFYDLFFTGYVAPGMVHSGLFTPASLGFFSALGPLKVAGFGTFVFSTFAGLWLGALVFGQVADRFGRRMIFTWSLIWYVVCTAIMAFQTTGLALNIWRFIAGIGIGIELVTIDTYISELIPSAERGRAYAVNQFITFSVVPVVAFLAYILKDTQPLGLDYWRIVILIGSVGAVAVWFLRRRIPESPRWLARNGREEEAEQIVADIERRVTAETGVALPPPGPIVVEKAGRGSLGEVLRAPYLRRTVILSIFNMAQVIGFYGFAAWVPTLLIERGVHVTQSLAYAFVIAIANPFGPLIGVWFADKLERKTQIIGGLLTMGVVITLFAQASQPWLLIVLGVMFTLASNVMSYAYHGYQAELYPTRVRARAVGFVYSWSRIAAAFAGLAIGILLHHYGVPGVAVFIGASMLVGIVMIVLGPVTRGLALETISH
- a CDS encoding MFS transporter; protein product: MPLPILALALSAFAIGTTEFVIMGILPDVAHALSVSIPSAGLLVSGYALGVAVGAPLLAVLTSRMPRKWALMLLMGIFIVGNVLCAVAPGYTSLMIARVVTSFAHGAFFGIGSVVAASLVPPAKRASAVALMFTGLALANVLGVPLGTFIGQTLGWRAAFWAVAAAGGLAAVALYALVPDAHDAKPVSLAHEVGVLKQPQVWLALLMTVLGFGGVFVVFTYITPILEQMGGFAPRQVTPILVLFGVGLAIGNALGGKLADRGVMRALMGVFLALLAIMAIFSHTMHHPLASLVTIFAWGVAAFATIPGLQTRVLSKAANAPNLASTLNIGAFNVGNAMGAWLGGLALAQGHALDTLPIIAAVVTALALAVTAFAMRLDRKAAASAAVAVGHDTQASI